A single Parabacteroides timonensis DNA region contains:
- the ffh gene encoding signal recognition particle protein, producing MFENLSERLDRSFKLLKGEGKITEINVAETLKDVRKALLDADVNYKVAKSFTDTVKEKALGQNVLTSVKPSQLMVKIVHDELASLMGGTAIDIDLKGSPAVILMSGLQGSGKTTFSGKLANLLKTKKNKKPLLAACDVYRPAAIEQLRVVGEQVGVPVYMELENKNPVEIAMNAIREARAKGNDVVIVDTAGRLAIDEQMMNEIAAIKSAIQPDEILFVVDSMTGQDAVNTAKEFNERLDFDGVVLTKLDGDTRGGAALSIRTVVDKPIKFVGTGEKMDALDIFHPERMADRILGMGDIVSLVERAQEQYDEEEAKRLQKKIAKNQFDFNDFIAQIQQIKKMGNLKELASMIPGVGKALKDIDIDDNAFKSIEAIIYSMTPAERTNPAILNGTRRTRIAKGSGTTVQEVNKLIKQFDETRKMMRMLTAAKPGSKKFPSLKR from the coding sequence ATGTTTGAAAATTTAAGCGAAAGGTTAGACAGGTCGTTTAAACTGTTGAAAGGTGAAGGTAAGATCACCGAGATCAATGTGGCTGAAACACTGAAAGATGTGCGTAAGGCATTGCTTGATGCCGACGTTAACTATAAAGTAGCCAAATCGTTTACCGATACGGTAAAAGAAAAAGCACTGGGACAGAATGTGCTTACTTCCGTGAAACCCAGTCAGTTGATGGTGAAGATCGTACACGACGAGTTGGCCAGCCTGATGGGTGGTACAGCTATCGATATCGATCTGAAAGGTTCGCCTGCAGTGATCCTTATGTCAGGTCTGCAAGGATCGGGTAAAACTACTTTCTCCGGAAAATTGGCTAACCTGCTGAAGACGAAAAAGAATAAGAAGCCGTTATTGGCTGCTTGTGACGTTTATCGTCCGGCCGCTATCGAACAGTTGCGTGTTGTAGGTGAACAGGTAGGTGTACCTGTTTATATGGAACTGGAAAATAAGAATCCGGTAGAGATCGCAATGAACGCTATCCGCGAAGCTCGTGCCAAAGGTAACGACGTGGTAATTGTCGATACCGCCGGTCGTCTGGCTATCGACGAGCAGATGATGAATGAGATCGCTGCAATCAAGAGCGCTATCCAGCCTGACGAAATCTTGTTCGTTGTAGACTCCATGACCGGACAGGACGCCGTTAATACAGCTAAAGAATTTAACGAACGCCTGGACTTCGATGGTGTTGTCCTGACTAAGTTGGATGGTGATACCCGTGGTGGTGCCGCTCTTTCTATCCGTACAGTGGTAGACAAGCCGATCAAGTTTGTCGGAACCGGTGAAAAGATGGATGCCCTCGATATCTTCCACCCCGAACGTATGGCCGACCGTATCCTCGGTATGGGTGATATTGTTTCGTTGGTTGAACGTGCTCAGGAACAATATGATGAAGAAGAAGCTAAACGTCTGCAGAAGAAGATCGCCAAGAATCAGTTTGACTTCAACGACTTCATTGCCCAGATCCAACAGATCAAGAAGATGGGTAACCTGAAAGAGTTGGCATCTATGATTCCGGGTGTCGGTAAGGCGTTGAAGGATATCGATATCGATGATAATGCATTCAAGAGCATCGAAGCGATCATTTACTCGATGACTCCGGCCGAACGTACTAATCCGGCAATTCTGAACGGCACACGCCGTACGCGTATCGCGAAAGGTAGCGGTACGACTGTGCAGGAAGTGAATAAGCTGATCAAACAGTTTGACGAAACCCGTAAGATGATGCGTATGCTTACTGCTGCTAAACCGGGAAGTAAGAAATTTCCTTCGTTGAAAAGATAA
- a CDS encoding MATE family efflux transporter, translating to MYTNKQIWNVSYPIFLSLLAQNIINVTDTAFLGRVGEVELGASAMGGLYYICVFTIAFGFSTGSQIVMARRNGERRYSDVGPVMIQGVFFLLALAAVMFTLSRFFAKDIMGVMISSDTILQATEEFLDWRVFGFFFSFVNVMFRALFIGITRTKVLTLNAIVMALTNVLLDYLLIFGKGGFPEMGIKGAAIASVAAEGVSIVFFLVYTRLTVDIKKYALNQFRSFDVKLLRRVLDISIFTMLQYFISLSTYFMLFVAVEHLGQRELAIANIVRSVYIVLLIPVNSLSTATNSFVSNSIGAGHKDQVIPIIRKIAGISLGIVAVSVFIACLFPSAILSIYTNDASLVHASIPSLYVISGALLIAAVANIVFNGVTGTGNTRSAFAMEVVTLVFYTLFIYVAGMRLHLPVAICFLTEVIYYSGLLLASVIYLKKAAWQNKKI from the coding sequence ATGTATACAAATAAGCAAATCTGGAATGTAAGCTACCCTATCTTCTTAAGCTTATTGGCGCAGAATATTATCAATGTGACCGATACGGCTTTCCTTGGAAGGGTAGGAGAAGTTGAATTGGGGGCCTCGGCAATGGGAGGTCTCTATTATATCTGTGTGTTTACGATCGCTTTTGGTTTCAGTACCGGGTCGCAGATCGTGATGGCTCGCAGGAATGGTGAACGGAGGTACAGTGATGTAGGCCCGGTCATGATCCAGGGTGTGTTTTTCCTTTTGGCATTGGCGGCCGTGATGTTTACCCTGTCCCGTTTCTTTGCCAAAGATATCATGGGGGTAATGATCTCCTCCGATACGATCCTGCAGGCAACGGAAGAGTTTCTCGACTGGCGTGTGTTCGGGTTCTTTTTCTCTTTTGTCAATGTGATGTTCCGCGCTTTGTTTATCGGTATAACCCGGACGAAGGTGCTGACTTTGAATGCAATTGTGATGGCGTTGACCAATGTGTTGCTCGACTATCTGTTGATATTCGGAAAGGGAGGTTTTCCCGAAATGGGTATTAAAGGGGCGGCTATTGCCTCGGTGGCAGCAGAGGGAGTGTCGATCGTTTTCTTTTTGGTTTATACCCGTTTGACGGTAGATATAAAGAAGTATGCATTGAATCAATTCCGGTCGTTCGATGTTAAATTGTTGAGACGTGTGTTGGATATATCCATATTCACGATGTTACAGTATTTTATATCGTTAAGTACTTACTTTATGCTTTTCGTAGCCGTAGAACATCTGGGGCAACGGGAACTGGCAATCGCCAATATTGTCCGCAGTGTGTATATCGTCCTGCTGATACCTGTCAATTCTTTATCTACGGCAACCAACTCTTTTGTGAGTAATAGTATCGGTGCCGGGCATAAAGACCAGGTTATCCCGATCATTCGCAAGATTGCCGGTATATCATTAGGTATCGTAGCAGTTAGTGTTTTTATCGCCTGTCTTTTCCCATCGGCTATATTGTCGATTTATACGAATGATGCTTCTTTAGTACATGCGTCTATCCCTTCACTTTATGTCATTTCCGGTGCCTTGTTGATAGCAGCCGTTGCTAATATCGTATTTAATGGAGTGACAGGTACTGGGAATACCCGTTCTGCTTTTGCGATGGAGGTGGTGACACTTGTCTTTTATACGCTGTTTATCTATGTGGCAGGGATGCGTTTACATCTTCCGGTGGCGATTTGTTTCCTGACCGAGGTGATTTATTATAGCGGTTTGTTGTTGGCTAGTGTAATTTATTTGAAAAAAGCGGCGTGGCAGAATAAAAAGATTTAG
- the panD gene encoding aspartate 1-decarboxylase — protein MFIEVVKSKIHRVTVTEANLNYIGSITIDADLLDAANLIPNEKVAIVNNNNGERFETYIIKGERGSGVICLNGAAARKAQPGDIIIIMSYAMMDFEEAKTFKPAVVFPDTATNKLI, from the coding sequence ATGTTTATAGAGGTAGTTAAATCAAAGATTCACCGGGTGACGGTAACGGAAGCCAATCTGAACTATATCGGTAGTATCACTATCGATGCGGATTTGCTGGATGCCGCCAACCTGATTCCTAATGAAAAGGTAGCTATTGTGAACAACAATAACGGTGAACGTTTTGAAACGTATATTATTAAAGGCGAACGCGGATCAGGCGTGATTTGTCTGAACGGGGCAGCTGCCCGAAAAGCGCAGCCCGGTGATATCATTATTATCATGTCGTATGCCATGATGGACTTTGAAGAAGCCAAAACATTTAAACCGGCTGTTGTATTTCCGGATACAGCAACAAATAAACTGATATAG
- the panC gene encoding pantoate--beta-alanine ligase yields MKIVNSIQELKRYLAEERQHNKQIGFVPTMGALHNGHLSLVKRCVEENDVCVVSIFVNPTQFNDKNDLATYPRTLDKDSALLEPTGCDYVFAPTEVEMYPEPDTRTFDFGTVSAVMEGARRPGHFNGVAQIVSKLFYAVEPDNAYFGEKDFQQIAVIRAMVKQLNIPVKINACPILREEDGLALSSRNVRLTHEQRQKAPLIARTLKESTNFAAGKSVQEVIDYVVNTINADPVMRVEYYEIVDGITMESIKDWSATDYAVGCITVYCGEVRLIDNIRYK; encoded by the coding sequence ATGAAAATAGTAAACAGCATTCAAGAATTGAAACGTTATCTTGCCGAAGAGAGGCAGCATAACAAGCAAATAGGCTTTGTTCCTACTATGGGAGCATTACACAACGGACATCTGAGCCTGGTGAAGCGTTGCGTGGAAGAAAACGATGTATGTGTAGTGAGCATCTTCGTGAATCCGACTCAGTTTAACGACAAAAATGACCTTGCCACCTATCCCCGGACATTGGATAAAGACAGCGCCTTGTTAGAACCTACCGGTTGCGATTATGTATTTGCGCCGACAGAAGTGGAGATGTATCCCGAGCCGGATACACGCACTTTCGACTTTGGCACGGTTTCGGCCGTGATGGAGGGGGCACGCCGTCCGGGACACTTCAATGGGGTTGCCCAGATCGTAAGTAAGTTGTTTTATGCCGTAGAACCCGATAATGCTTATTTCGGGGAGAAGGATTTCCAGCAGATCGCTGTGATCCGTGCGATGGTGAAACAGCTGAATATCCCTGTAAAAATTAATGCCTGCCCGATTTTGCGCGAAGAAGACGGGCTGGCCTTAAGTAGCCGTAATGTCCGTCTGACACACGAACAACGTCAAAAAGCACCGCTAATAGCACGTACGTTAAAAGAAAGTACTAACTTTGCAGCCGGAAAAAGTGTGCAGGAGGTGATTGATTATGTAGTGAATACGATTAATGCCGACCCTGTTATGCGTGTGGAATATTATGAAATCGTAGACGGAATCACGATGGAGTCGATCAAAGACTGGTCAGCTACTGATTATGCCGTAGGTTGCATTACCGTTTATTGTGGTGAAGTCCGGTTGATTGATAACATAAGATATAAATAG
- a CDS encoding glycogen/starch synthase — protein MDAKKILFIAQEITPYLPESEIATICRNLPQGIQERGREIRTFMPKFGNINERRNQLHEVIRLSGMNLIIDDTDHPLIIKVASIQAARMQVYFIDNEDFFQRKHTVCDENGNEYEDNDDRSIFYVRGVLETVKKLRWIPDVIHCHGWISALTALYIKRMYADDPCLKNAKIVYSIYNDDFKTPFRKEFANKLKTDGAKEGDLKGIKADTSFAGLTKLAIDFADGVIQGSETINQDILDYIATKKDTPFLPYQSPETYMDAFNEFYDVVLDSK, from the coding sequence ATGGATGCAAAAAAAATCTTGTTTATAGCTCAAGAAATAACACCCTACCTTCCCGAATCTGAGATTGCAACAATATGCAGAAACTTGCCGCAAGGCATTCAGGAGCGTGGTCGCGAAATCAGAACTTTCATGCCTAAATTCGGAAATATCAACGAGCGACGCAATCAGTTGCACGAGGTGATCCGCCTGTCAGGTATGAATCTTATTATTGATGATACAGACCACCCTCTGATCATAAAGGTAGCATCCATTCAGGCCGCACGCATGCAGGTTTACTTCATTGATAATGAAGACTTCTTCCAGCGTAAGCACACTGTTTGCGATGAAAACGGGAATGAATACGAAGATAACGATGACCGTTCTATCTTCTATGTTCGTGGCGTATTGGAAACCGTAAAGAAACTACGGTGGATACCGGATGTAATTCATTGTCACGGATGGATATCTGCATTAACAGCATTATATATAAAAAGGATGTATGCAGACGATCCATGTCTTAAAAATGCAAAAATAGTCTATTCTATTTATAATGATGACTTTAAAACACCGTTTAGAAAAGAGTTTGCCAACAAGCTGAAAACAGACGGAGCGAAAGAGGGCGACCTGAAAGGGATAAAAGCCGATACCAGCTTTGCCGGTCTGACTAAGCTGGCTATTGATTTTGCCGACGGTGTGATACAAGGTAGTGAAACGATCAACCAGGATATTCTGGACTATATTGCAACCAAAAAGGATACTCCGTTCCTTCCTTATCAGTCGCCGGAAACTTATATGGATGCATTCAACGAATTTTACGATGTCGTATTAGATTCTAAATAA
- a CDS encoding DUF4270 domain-containing protein, giving the protein MKIKPLLIGLGLGITILSGCSDDLNLVGSTIQPGGDKMPVYVDTFQMQATTLLMDSVYARTTSGLLGEFYDPLYGNVKSDYICQFYCPSDFKFQKEPINGQIDSVDFKIIYYSGSWVGDSLTPMRAQIYQVDKQLERDFYTNFDPAEYCDLQNSLGMQTYTAHDNSIPDSVRNAVDSSGSPTYVPTVTIRMPREFGQKFYDETINNPGTFSSQENFNKFFPGLYVTNTYGSGNILQISYSSISIYYKYNLKGSQNQDSTAYASETFNVTKEVLQLNRFKNTDLTPLLQPDDSIAYLKTPAGVYTQLTIPAKDIAERIDDRIINNIPLTIKALPQENWQWALTAPANLLLLPKDSLATFFVNNKIEDSKTAFRAEYSSSNRSYNFDNISNLMQEHIKNNPEKDMVLLLVPVDRVVGQSQNYYGQTTYYTAALNNYLLPSGVKLLKTQDAMKIVVTTTDYK; this is encoded by the coding sequence ATGAAGATCAAGCCTTTATTAATTGGCCTGGGCTTAGGAATAACAATCCTAAGTGGGTGTAGTGATGATTTGAATCTGGTTGGCTCGACTATTCAGCCCGGCGGAGACAAAATGCCCGTATATGTAGATACTTTTCAGATGCAGGCGACAACCTTGTTGATGGATTCGGTATATGCAAGAACTACTAGTGGACTACTCGGCGAATTTTATGATCCGTTGTATGGTAATGTGAAATCTGATTACATCTGTCAGTTCTACTGTCCGTCAGACTTCAAATTCCAAAAAGAACCTATCAACGGACAAATCGATTCGGTCGATTTTAAGATCATATATTATAGCGGATCATGGGTTGGAGACTCGTTGACTCCCATGCGTGCCCAGATATATCAGGTCGACAAACAACTGGAAAGAGATTTCTACACAAACTTCGATCCGGCAGAATATTGTGACTTGCAGAATTCTTTGGGTATGCAGACGTATACGGCACATGACAACTCTATTCCTGATAGTGTTAGGAACGCAGTGGACTCAAGCGGTAGCCCGACATACGTTCCTACCGTAACAATTCGAATGCCGAGAGAATTCGGACAGAAGTTTTACGATGAAACAATCAATAATCCCGGCACATTCAGTAGCCAAGAGAACTTTAACAAGTTCTTCCCTGGTCTATATGTAACAAATACGTATGGTAGCGGAAATATCTTGCAGATTAGCTATTCTTCCATTTCGATCTATTATAAATACAACCTGAAAGGAAGTCAGAATCAGGACTCAACCGCGTATGCAAGTGAAACATTCAATGTAACGAAGGAAGTATTGCAGTTGAACCGATTTAAGAATACCGATCTGACCCCGTTATTGCAACCGGATGATTCAATCGCCTATCTGAAAACTCCGGCAGGCGTATATACCCAGTTGACTATTCCGGCTAAAGATATTGCTGAAAGAATTGACGACCGTATTATCAACAATATACCGTTGACAATAAAAGCGTTACCCCAGGAAAACTGGCAATGGGCTTTAACAGCTCCGGCCAATTTATTATTACTACCAAAAGATTCTTTGGCAACTTTCTTTGTCAATAACAAAATCGAAGATAGTAAAACAGCTTTCCGTGCAGAATATTCAAGCAGTAACCGCTCATATAATTTTGATAATATATCAAATCTGATGCAGGAACATATAAAGAATAATCCGGAAAAGGATATGGTTCTACTTCTTGTCCCCGTAGATCGTGTAGTAGGTCAATCACAAAACTACTATGGTCAGACAACATATTATACTGCCGCCTTAAACAACTACTTGCTTCCTTCAGGAGTAAAATTGCTTAAGACCCAGGATGCTATGAAGATTGTGGTTACAACAACCGACTATAAGTAG
- a CDS encoding RagB/SusD family nutrient uptake outer membrane protein encodes MKNIYKACLIAIMSVVMTSCNESSFLEEKPLSIYTPENSLVTIQDFQGAVNTLYNQTRFLIHEQTAHERYMFWYGTDLAFGAADYYANSRLNNYEATMIPTEPGVLNFWRHTYALVNQSNLIISRLEKSDVSEADKNTLKGEALFFRAFGYRILANLFGGVPLILEEITTPKRDFVRATREEVYQQAKKDLTESASLLADINRVKDGKISKQAVQHLLGEIQISLGEYDEAITTLSSVIDYPEMALMTERFGTKKDEPGDVCSDLHKTGNQNRSTSGNKETLWALQYDHLNPASKNGDERPRMILPYYNAINITVKDATGKDVTTAAFNLTAEKGGRGIGWAQPTWHMTNGVWTDDTDLRNSSYNIVRDMKIDNEKSPAFGKWFVADGFVSQTDTIRMWYPFFMKVTGDVPEDLWEKDGSGNPKMTKFGEHIVLSATTSSYRDTYMFRLAETYLLRAEAYLAKTDREKATADINVIRARAHAKLAKSSEVDIDYLLDERLRELSFEELRMCTLCRMGKLVERDRKYNPLSGKTIRDFHNLWPIPFSEIESNVFAVLEQNPGYVN; translated from the coding sequence ATGAAAAACATATATAAAGCATGTCTGATAGCGATCATGTCTGTGGTCATGACTTCATGCAACGAGAGTAGTTTTTTAGAAGAGAAACCATTGTCTATTTATACGCCTGAAAATTCATTGGTAACAATTCAAGATTTTCAGGGAGCAGTAAATACATTATATAACCAAACCCGTTTTTTAATTCATGAACAGACTGCCCATGAGCGGTATATGTTCTGGTATGGAACTGATTTAGCTTTTGGTGCGGCCGATTATTATGCAAATTCAAGATTGAATAATTATGAAGCAACAATGATCCCAACCGAACCCGGAGTTCTGAATTTCTGGAGACATACATATGCGTTGGTAAATCAATCTAACCTGATTATATCCCGTCTTGAAAAATCGGATGTTTCAGAAGCAGATAAAAATACCCTGAAAGGTGAAGCATTGTTTTTTCGGGCATTCGGGTATAGAATATTAGCGAATTTATTTGGAGGTGTTCCACTTATATTAGAAGAGATAACAACTCCTAAAAGAGATTTTGTACGAGCTACCCGCGAAGAAGTTTATCAACAAGCTAAGAAAGATTTGACAGAATCAGCCTCTTTGCTGGCAGACATTAATCGCGTGAAAGATGGGAAAATATCAAAGCAGGCTGTACAACATTTGTTAGGTGAAATTCAAATTAGTTTAGGAGAGTATGATGAGGCTATTACTACGCTTTCGTCTGTAATTGATTACCCTGAAATGGCTTTGATGACTGAACGTTTTGGAACAAAAAAAGATGAACCGGGTGATGTTTGTTCTGATTTACACAAGACGGGAAATCAAAATAGAAGTACTTCCGGAAATAAAGAGACTTTGTGGGCACTTCAGTATGACCATCTGAATCCGGCATCTAAAAATGGGGATGAAAGACCCCGAATGATATTACCTTATTATAATGCGATAAATATAACCGTAAAAGATGCGACCGGGAAAGATGTGACTACAGCAGCATTTAATTTGACAGCCGAAAAAGGAGGTCGAGGTATTGGATGGGCTCAACCTACCTGGCACATGACGAATGGTGTTTGGACAGATGATACGGATTTGAGAAATTCATCCTATAATATTGTACGGGATATGAAGATTGATAATGAAAAATCACCAGCTTTTGGTAAATGGTTTGTGGCGGATGGTTTTGTCTCTCAAACGGATACAATCCGAATGTGGTATCCTTTCTTTATGAAGGTAACCGGAGATGTTCCCGAAGATTTGTGGGAAAAAGATGGAAGTGGAAATCCGAAAATGACAAAATTCGGGGAACATATTGTGTTGAGTGCAACAACTTCATCCTACAGGGATACCTACATGTTCCGATTGGCAGAAACTTATTTGTTAAGAGCTGAAGCCTATCTGGCAAAGACGGATAGAGAAAAGGCTACTGCTGATATCAATGTTATACGCGCACGCGCACATGCTAAATTGGCAAAATCGTCTGAAGTAGATATTGATTATTTATTGGATGAGCGTTTGCGTGAATTGTCATTTGAAGAGCTTCGTATGTGTACTTTGTGCAGAATGGGAAAGCTCGTAGAACGTGATCGGAAATATAATCCTCTGTCTGGAAAAACGATACGCGATTTTCATAATCTGTGGCCGATTCCGTTTTCAGAAATAGAGTCTAATGTTTTTGCAGTGCTGGAGCAAAATCCGGGATATGTCAATTAA
- a CDS encoding SusC/RagA family TonB-linked outer membrane protein, with translation MSYDKIRTLPPLSPLTDENGEDLVYVYKMELNPLLELQQDNEDKRYNFWGNFYVDVDVPFVKGLNYRLNFSQNLINTKKYNFNPWGNNLTGVGSKKNDSEYSWTVDNILTYKHRFDDHDVNATFVYGAEKRVYEITEATGKDFSNDVLGFNNLGAADAALQQISSSAWQETSLYTMFRLGYTYKDRYLFTGTVRRDGFSGFSKSNKFAVFPSAAAAWRISEEDFLKENVNWVDDLKLRFSYGVNGNRTISRYQTMATMEFNNSYLYGDGAPAEKGSYLKTMANDNLKWETTKTFNVGVDYSLLDNRIFGSLEFYKSKTEDLLYNISIPQMNNNISSIATNIGALSNWGTEMSVTGRPVITKDFSWDITFNFSLNRNKVKSILGIDADGDGKEDDMISSKIFMNKPYGVCYDFNVIGMWQVDDYNAGIIPNGFMYGTYKVEDIDNDGSITTAKDRKILGYSDPSYRFSIQNSFRYKDFELKVFINSIQGGKNYYLANSGESIPEPDTAYQTNMYSFDYWTPENPDAKYRQLGYFSPALGIPFHPYTQRSFVRLQDVTLSYRVPATLLKKVNVNNCKVFASGKNLCTWTKWDGMDPELGIGIQGGYPLLRSYSIGVNFDF, from the coding sequence TTGTCCTATGATAAAATAAGAACGTTACCTCCGTTAAGTCCTCTTACCGATGAAAACGGGGAAGATCTGGTTTATGTATATAAAATGGAACTGAATCCCTTATTGGAACTTCAGCAAGATAATGAGGATAAGCGTTATAATTTCTGGGGAAATTTTTATGTGGATGTAGATGTTCCGTTTGTGAAGGGATTGAATTATCGTTTGAATTTCTCCCAGAATTTGATTAACACTAAGAAATATAATTTTAATCCCTGGGGAAATAATCTTACGGGTGTAGGTTCGAAAAAGAATGATAGCGAGTATAGTTGGACAGTAGATAATATTCTGACATACAAACATCGTTTTGACGATCATGATGTGAATGCAACCTTTGTTTATGGGGCTGAAAAAAGAGTATATGAAATAACAGAAGCTACCGGAAAAGATTTCAGTAATGATGTTTTGGGATTTAATAATTTAGGGGCTGCGGATGCTGCCTTGCAACAGATCAGTTCTTCTGCTTGGCAGGAAACAAGCTTGTATACGATGTTCCGTCTCGGATATACTTATAAGGATCGTTATCTTTTCACAGGGACAGTCAGAAGGGATGGTTTTTCTGGTTTCAGCAAATCCAACAAATTTGCAGTTTTTCCTTCGGCTGCAGCGGCCTGGCGCATCAGCGAGGAAGATTTCTTGAAAGAAAATGTAAATTGGGTTGATGATTTGAAATTGCGTTTCTCTTATGGTGTAAACGGAAACAGAACGATATCCCGTTATCAAACAATGGCAACTATGGAGTTTAATAATTCCTATTTGTATGGCGATGGGGCACCGGCTGAGAAGGGGTCTTACCTGAAAACGATGGCAAATGATAATCTGAAATGGGAGACAACGAAGACATTTAATGTTGGGGTGGATTATTCTTTGTTAGATAATCGGATATTCGGTTCATTGGAATTTTATAAATCGAAAACAGAAGATTTGCTTTATAATATAAGTATTCCTCAAATGAATAACAACATTAGTTCGATTGCGACTAATATTGGTGCGTTATCCAATTGGGGTACGGAAATGTCTGTTACGGGAAGACCTGTTATTACCAAAGATTTTAGTTGGGATATTACTTTCAACTTCTCACTGAACAGAAATAAGGTGAAGAGTATTCTAGGTATCGATGCTGATGGTGACGGGAAGGAAGACGATATGATTTCCAGCAAAATCTTCATGAATAAACCTTATGGAGTATGTTATGACTTTAATGTTATTGGTATGTGGCAGGTTGACGATTATAATGCAGGTATTATTCCGAATGGGTTTATGTACGGAACTTACAAGGTCGAAGATATCGATAATGATGGTTCTATTACTACGGCGAAAGACCGTAAGATATTGGGTTACTCCGATCCGTCTTATCGTTTCAGTATCCAGAATTCGTTTCGCTATAAGGATTTTGAATTGAAAGTATTTATAAATTCTATTCAGGGAGGAAAGAATTATTATTTGGCAAACTCTGGAGAGTCTATCCCCGAACCGGATACGGCTTATCAAACTAATATGTATAGTTTTGACTATTGGACACCTGAAAACCCAGATGCTAAGTATAGGCAATTGGGATATTTTTCTCCAGCTTTGGGTATTCCGTTCCATCCGTATACGCAACGTAGTTTTGTCCGATTACAGGATGTAACTTTATCTTACCGGGTTCCGGCAACACTGTTGAAGAAGGTAAATGTAAATAACTGTAAGGTTTTTGCCAGTGGAAAAAACTTATGTACATGGACAAAATGGGATGGAATGGATCCTGAATTGGGTATTGGAATTCAAGGAGGATATCCTTTGTTGAGAAGTTATTCTATTGGTGTTAATTTTGACTTTTAA